One segment of Arthrobacter sp. MMS18-M83 DNA contains the following:
- a CDS encoding siderophore-interacting protein — protein sequence MTSLPATSSASRNTRPQVNLTVLRMEQLSPHMVRIIAGGTGFAGYANNDFVDRYVKIVFPQPGVDYQLPLDLWAIRETMPREQWPYTRTYTVRWVDEAAQELAIDFVVHGDEGLAGPWALAAQPGDALVFTGPGGAYNPAPDADWYLFAGDDAALPAIAASIESLPANAKGLAFLEVDSDADILDIAAPDGVELRWLFRSGVPAGSSSILLDALGEAEWLPGRVDVFAHGERGYMKGLRDIFFKQRGLERSQVSLSGYWAQGRVEDDFQAEKKLPIGQI from the coding sequence ATGACATCTTTGCCCGCGACGTCGTCTGCGTCCCGCAATACCCGCCCCCAGGTGAACCTGACAGTGCTGCGCATGGAGCAGCTTTCGCCCCACATGGTGCGCATCATTGCAGGTGGAACCGGATTTGCCGGCTACGCGAACAACGACTTCGTGGACCGGTATGTGAAGATCGTGTTCCCGCAGCCCGGCGTCGACTACCAGCTGCCGCTGGATCTCTGGGCCATCCGCGAGACCATGCCACGCGAGCAATGGCCGTACACCCGCACCTACACCGTCCGCTGGGTGGACGAAGCCGCCCAGGAACTTGCAATCGACTTTGTGGTCCACGGCGACGAGGGCCTAGCGGGCCCATGGGCCCTGGCTGCCCAGCCCGGCGACGCACTGGTCTTCACAGGGCCGGGCGGCGCCTACAACCCAGCGCCCGACGCCGACTGGTACCTTTTCGCGGGCGACGACGCCGCGCTCCCGGCGATTGCCGCGTCGATCGAATCCCTGCCGGCCAATGCCAAGGGCCTTGCTTTCCTTGAGGTCGATAGCGACGCCGACATCCTTGACATCGCTGCGCCCGACGGCGTGGAGCTGCGTTGGCTGTTTCGCTCCGGAGTCCCGGCAGGATCGAGTTCGATCCTGCTCGATGCCTTGGGCGAAGCAGAGTGGTTGCCCGGCCGGGTGGATGTGTTTGCACATGGTGAGCGCGGCTACATGAAGGGCCTCCGGGATATCTTCTTCAAGCAACGCGGGCTGGAGCGCTCCCAAGTATCGCTCTCCGGATACTGGGCCCAGGGGCGCGTGGAGGACGATTTCCAGGCGGAAAAGAAACTCCCGATCGGGCAGATCTAG
- a CDS encoding threonine/serine ThrE exporter family protein, which produces MTDRPDNRPNTDGLPKTQPLKPSQVRQNVNAKRMLRRLVQGENPPTAPMSIVDRLAGSPYANPTIQVGGVDASARKTIDFALHMAESMFRYGAGALEVETSIIAVTASLGLKNIEVDITNQSVQINYAPKDQTPLTLLRVVRSWTNNYAGLAQVHQLVTDIVAGGVGRAEAVRRLDDIIRSSKPYPRWIVTMAFGVFSAVFVGVLGGGLGASTLAFVSNMLINLVARQLGKWRTPDFFVTAACSFLVTFIAFMLRWAGADIPPSIVVAGGILLLLPTGRLVSSVQDAINGFPVTAAGRFLSTILTFGAIVAGIAVAVVVGDLTGSVGIDVTQTFPEAYPLWGQAILIAVAVIAIGITEQTLLKLLLPTAAVGLVGYFVLWGASNLGIGDRLSPAISAVIIGLLARMVALKLGAPQLVVAVPAALILLPGLKIFRSMYVLTVQEADVLLGSGGMLNAGAIVLGVAAGIVLGDNLARPLTKGLASNERRRVRRR; this is translated from the coding sequence GTGACTGACCGCCCCGACAACAGGCCCAACACGGACGGCTTGCCTAAGACGCAGCCACTGAAGCCATCGCAGGTGCGCCAGAATGTCAACGCCAAACGCATGCTTCGCAGGCTCGTCCAGGGCGAGAATCCTCCCACCGCCCCCATGAGCATCGTGGACCGCCTGGCGGGCAGCCCCTACGCCAACCCCACCATCCAAGTGGGCGGCGTAGATGCTTCGGCGCGCAAGACCATCGATTTCGCGCTGCACATGGCCGAATCCATGTTTCGTTATGGAGCCGGTGCCCTGGAAGTCGAGACCAGCATCATCGCGGTCACGGCTTCACTCGGTTTGAAGAACATCGAAGTCGACATCACCAACCAGTCGGTCCAGATCAACTATGCGCCCAAGGACCAGACTCCGCTCACCTTGCTCCGGGTAGTCCGCTCTTGGACCAACAACTATGCGGGTTTGGCCCAGGTGCACCAGCTCGTCACGGACATCGTGGCTGGCGGCGTGGGCAGGGCAGAAGCCGTTCGCCGGTTGGATGACATCATCCGGAGCAGCAAGCCCTATCCGCGGTGGATCGTCACTATGGCATTCGGCGTCTTCTCCGCTGTTTTCGTCGGCGTACTAGGAGGGGGACTGGGAGCGTCCACCCTGGCCTTCGTTTCCAACATGCTCATCAACCTCGTGGCCCGGCAATTGGGCAAATGGCGTACGCCGGACTTCTTCGTGACGGCGGCCTGCTCCTTCCTGGTTACGTTTATCGCATTCATGCTCCGCTGGGCAGGGGCGGACATTCCGCCATCCATCGTCGTGGCGGGCGGCATCCTGTTGCTGTTGCCAACGGGAAGGCTTGTCTCTTCGGTGCAAGACGCCATCAACGGATTCCCGGTCACCGCGGCCGGACGTTTCCTGTCAACCATCCTGACCTTCGGCGCGATCGTCGCCGGGATCGCCGTCGCGGTGGTTGTTGGCGATCTCACGGGCAGCGTCGGGATCGACGTTACCCAAACATTCCCCGAGGCGTATCCATTGTGGGGCCAGGCGATCCTGATCGCCGTGGCCGTGATTGCCATCGGCATCACCGAACAGACCCTGCTCAAACTACTGCTCCCGACGGCGGCAGTAGGTTTGGTGGGTTACTTCGTCTTGTGGGGGGCATCCAACCTCGGCATCGGAGACCGGCTCTCGCCTGCGATTTCCGCCGTGATCATCGGCTTGTTGGCGCGCATGGTGGCGCTCAAACTCGGTGCGCCGCAATTGGTGGTGGCCGTCCCTGCGGCCCTCATCTTGCTGCCCGGGCTGAAGATATTCCGGTCCATGTATGTGTTGACGGTTCAGGAAGCGGACGTCTTGCTGGGCTCGGGGGGCATGCTCAACGCGGGCGCAATCGTGCTGGGTGTGGCAGCAGGAATTGTGCTGGGAGACAATTTGGCCCGCCCGTTGACCAAGGGACTAGCCAGCAACGAACGTCGCCGCGTGCGCAGGCGCTAA
- a CDS encoding lipid II:glycine glycyltransferase FemX, which yields MREFTARFATAEEIEHWDKHVTANPNGGNLLQSEAFADVKQHFGWKPLHLVYETQDYSSYNLVLEKSFPLLGKLWYLIKGPDVAGVEDIPGIIKANQEFVKQGKLGVFAVKIEPDIVLSDDARAAIEATGVVKTPNLQPNDSTALLDISPEENQLLRSLHSRGRNAVRRAIREGVEVQTMEPTEENFRSMYALMTNTVEAKSQVRVREFVYYRQFWTNFIDRGQGRLLFVFENGVPSVGAFVINYGRKGTYKDGGSLQKRAQYGDSHLVQWTAINQVKELGCTEYDFCGTPPADRLKDTSHPFHGLGLFKTSFSKTVTDFVGCYDQVISPLKYRLWTAAGERIARQIYTRRTGQQFY from the coding sequence TTGCGAGAATTTACCGCACGCTTTGCCACCGCCGAGGAAATCGAACACTGGGACAAACACGTCACGGCCAATCCCAACGGCGGCAACCTCCTCCAATCCGAGGCATTCGCAGACGTGAAACAACACTTCGGCTGGAAGCCCCTGCACCTCGTCTACGAAACCCAGGACTACAGCAGCTACAACCTGGTCCTGGAGAAGTCGTTTCCGTTGCTCGGCAAGCTTTGGTACCTCATCAAGGGCCCGGACGTTGCCGGGGTCGAGGACATTCCGGGGATCATCAAGGCCAACCAGGAATTCGTAAAGCAGGGCAAGCTCGGGGTGTTCGCTGTCAAAATCGAGCCGGACATTGTCCTCAGCGACGACGCCCGCGCCGCGATCGAGGCCACGGGTGTGGTCAAGACCCCCAACCTGCAGCCGAACGACTCCACAGCCCTGCTGGATATTTCCCCGGAAGAGAATCAGCTACTGCGTAGCCTCCATTCCCGCGGACGCAATGCGGTCCGCCGGGCTATCCGTGAAGGCGTCGAGGTCCAGACCATGGAGCCCACGGAAGAGAACTTCCGTTCCATGTATGCGCTGATGACCAACACCGTCGAGGCGAAGTCTCAGGTGCGGGTCCGCGAATTCGTGTACTACCGCCAGTTCTGGACCAATTTCATCGACCGTGGACAGGGCCGGCTCCTGTTCGTCTTCGAAAACGGTGTCCCCTCCGTTGGGGCCTTCGTCATCAACTACGGCCGGAAAGGCACGTACAAGGACGGCGGTTCGCTGCAGAAGCGGGCACAGTACGGTGATTCGCATTTGGTCCAGTGGACGGCCATCAACCAGGTCAAGGAACTGGGCTGCACCGAGTACGATTTCTGTGGCACTCCGCCCGCGGACCGGCTCAAGGACACCTCGCACCCGTTCCACGGACTCGGCCTGTTCAAGACCAGTTTCAGCAAGACCGTCACCGACTTCGTAGGCTGCTACGACCAAGTCATCAGCCCGCTGAAATACAGGCTTTGGACCGCTGCCGGAGAACGCATCGCCCGGCAGATCTACACCCGCCGGACGGGCCAGCAGTTCTACTAG
- a CDS encoding DNA/RNA non-specific endonuclease, translated as MSGGYSSEFLRAGLELPSPSETTILLDYTHFSVRFRPDRRLAAIVAVNIEGSQLDPLAREGTWHFDSRVPEEQQAGPDVYANNAFDRGHLVRRLDPVWGDPATAKTANQETFVFTNAAPQIDKFNQGKQLWSGLEDHVLGHAGAFGARMSVFTGPVFRDDDPPYRGVHVPRKFWKIAAWTNDAELGAAGFVVDQTPLLDEVEMEKVTKERLLAEEPPPLGPFRTFQVPIKEIEDATGLPLDVLVNADRLAKGQRELGEKPKAIHLEAMEQIRL; from the coding sequence ATGAGCGGGGGATACAGCAGTGAATTTTTGCGGGCAGGCCTTGAGCTGCCCAGTCCGTCGGAGACGACGATTCTTCTTGATTACACCCACTTTTCGGTGCGGTTCCGTCCTGATCGCAGGTTGGCTGCAATTGTGGCCGTGAACATCGAGGGCAGCCAATTGGACCCCTTGGCACGCGAAGGAACCTGGCATTTCGATTCCAGGGTCCCCGAAGAGCAGCAGGCCGGTCCGGATGTTTATGCGAACAATGCCTTCGACCGTGGGCATCTTGTGCGCCGGTTGGACCCCGTATGGGGGGACCCGGCTACGGCCAAGACCGCCAACCAGGAAACGTTCGTGTTCACCAACGCGGCACCCCAGATCGACAAATTCAACCAAGGCAAGCAATTGTGGTCCGGTCTTGAGGACCACGTTCTTGGCCATGCCGGTGCCTTCGGCGCCAGGATGAGCGTCTTTACGGGACCGGTCTTCCGGGATGACGACCCTCCCTACCGCGGTGTGCACGTGCCGCGGAAATTCTGGAAGATTGCTGCGTGGACCAACGACGCCGAACTCGGTGCCGCCGGCTTTGTGGTGGATCAGACCCCGCTGCTGGACGAGGTGGAGATGGAGAAGGTCACCAAGGAACGCCTTCTCGCCGAAGAACCGCCGCCGCTGGGGCCATTCCGCACATTCCAGGTACCCATCAAGGAGATCGAGGACGCCACCGGGCTGCCGCTCGACGTTCTCGTCAACGCCGATCGCCTCGCCAAGGGCCAGCGGGAGCTTGGGGAAAAACCGAAGGCCATCCACCTGGAGGCCATGGAACAGATCAGGCTGTAG
- a CDS encoding L-serine ammonia-lyase — protein sequence MAVGVFDLFSIGIGPSSSHTVGPMRAAAVFAGELKVSGALKRVASLRVDLYGSLAATGRGHGTMTAVLLGLEGYHPEEILPEEVEERLASIAETGTLNLGGAVDPESGVRLAYGEADMILHPLTVLPRHTNGMKFSVSDADGEVLHEATFFSVGGGFIVREGEEDAAQKELEESKKELPLPFRTAAELMGRCSSKGLGISDIMFINERASRTEEEIRAGLLHIYSVMEECVETSLKREGVLPGGLKVRRRAPDWHERLLKETKGQDSDYRDPKYWQEWVNLIALAVNEENASGGRVVTAPTNGAAGIIPAVLYYALHFAPGMDKATQKDRDETIVKFLLAAGAVGVLYKEQASISGAEVGCQGEVGSASSMAAAGLAEVMGGSPGQVENAAEIAMEHNLGLTCDPIGGLVQIPCIERNAIAAAKAINAAKMALWGDGTHRVSLDEVIVTMRETGKDMSSKYKETAMGGLAVNVVEC from the coding sequence ATGGCTGTTGGCGTCTTCGATCTTTTCTCTATTGGGATTGGTCCTTCGAGTTCGCATACCGTGGGGCCGATGCGTGCTGCGGCGGTCTTCGCGGGCGAACTCAAGGTGTCCGGTGCGCTCAAGCGCGTGGCGTCCCTGCGCGTTGATCTGTATGGTTCCTTGGCTGCTACGGGCCGCGGGCACGGCACCATGACCGCGGTGCTTTTGGGCCTGGAGGGCTACCACCCCGAGGAGATCCTTCCCGAGGAGGTGGAGGAACGGCTCGCCTCGATTGCCGAAACCGGCACACTGAACCTGGGCGGCGCCGTCGATCCGGAATCCGGGGTGCGGCTGGCGTATGGGGAGGCGGACATGATCCTGCACCCCCTCACGGTCCTGCCCCGGCATACGAACGGGATGAAGTTCTCCGTCTCCGACGCCGACGGCGAGGTGCTGCACGAGGCCACGTTCTTTTCCGTGGGCGGTGGCTTCATCGTCCGCGAGGGCGAGGAAGACGCGGCGCAGAAGGAACTGGAGGAGTCCAAGAAGGAACTCCCGCTGCCCTTCCGGACCGCCGCGGAGCTCATGGGCCGCTGTTCCTCCAAGGGACTGGGCATTTCGGACATCATGTTCATCAACGAACGCGCCTCCCGGACCGAGGAAGAAATCCGGGCCGGCCTGCTGCACATCTACTCCGTCATGGAGGAATGCGTCGAAACGTCCCTGAAGCGCGAAGGCGTGCTGCCCGGCGGGCTGAAGGTCCGCCGTCGGGCCCCTGACTGGCACGAGAGGCTCCTGAAGGAAACCAAAGGCCAGGACTCCGACTACCGGGATCCGAAGTACTGGCAGGAATGGGTGAACCTGATCGCGCTGGCCGTGAACGAGGAGAACGCCTCGGGCGGGCGCGTGGTCACCGCCCCGACGAACGGGGCGGCGGGGATCATCCCCGCTGTGCTTTACTACGCCCTGCACTTCGCCCCCGGCATGGACAAGGCCACTCAGAAGGACCGGGACGAGACGATCGTGAAGTTCCTGCTCGCCGCGGGCGCCGTCGGGGTGCTCTACAAGGAGCAGGCCTCGATCTCCGGGGCCGAGGTCGGCTGCCAGGGCGAGGTGGGCTCGGCGTCCTCGATGGCCGCCGCGGGCCTGGCCGAAGTCATGGGCGGCTCCCCGGGGCAGGTGGAGAACGCGGCCGAGATAGCGATGGAACACAACCTGGGCCTGACCTGCGATCCGATCGGCGGGCTCGTGCAGATCCCGTGCATCGAACGCAACGCGATCGCCGCGGCCAAGGCCATCAACGCCGCGAAGATGGCGCTCTGGGGCGACGGTACACACCGGGTCTCCCTGGACGAGGTCATCGTGACCATGCGCGAAACCGGCAAGGACATGTCCTCCAAATACAAGGAAACCGCCATGGGCGGCCTCGCGGTCAACGTCGTGGAGTGCTGA
- the glyA gene encoding serine hydroxymethyltransferase, with the protein MSAATGAAGTENAVFEQVVSPSLDTVLSELDPEIAAKIDDELNRQRSGLEMIASENHTAVAVMQAQGSVLTNKYAEGYPGKRYYGGCEHVDVIEQLAIDRVKALFGAGYANVQPHSGAQANASVMHALIKPGDTIMGLNLAHGGHLTHGMRINFSGRLYNVVPYQVREEDHRIDMAEVERLALEHKPALIVAGWSAYARQLDFAEFRRIADLVGAYLMVDMAHFAGLVAAGLHPSPVPHAHVTTSTTHKTLAGPRGGIILSNDADIAKKINSAVFPGQQGGPLEHVIAGKAVAFKIAGSEEFKERQERVLAGARILAERLVQPDVTAKGISVISGGTDVHLVLVDLRHCELDGQQAEDRLAAIEITVNRNAVPFDPRPPMVTSGLRIGTPALATRGFGEAAFREVADIIAEALIADAGADLSGLRHRVEALAAAHPLYPGVANLS; encoded by the coding sequence GTGAGCGCCGCAACCGGGGCCGCAGGCACCGAGAACGCAGTGTTCGAGCAGGTAGTGTCGCCGAGCCTGGACACGGTGTTGTCCGAGCTGGATCCGGAGATCGCGGCGAAGATCGACGACGAGTTGAACCGTCAGCGGTCGGGCCTGGAAATGATCGCCTCGGAGAACCACACGGCTGTGGCCGTGATGCAGGCGCAGGGTTCGGTGCTGACCAACAAGTATGCCGAGGGTTACCCGGGCAAGCGTTACTACGGTGGCTGTGAGCACGTGGACGTCATCGAGCAGTTGGCGATCGACCGTGTGAAGGCCCTGTTCGGTGCCGGGTACGCGAACGTGCAGCCGCACTCCGGTGCCCAGGCAAACGCGTCGGTGATGCACGCCCTCATCAAGCCGGGCGACACCATCATGGGCCTGAACCTGGCGCACGGCGGGCACTTGACCCACGGCATGCGGATCAACTTCTCCGGCCGCTTGTACAACGTCGTGCCGTACCAGGTCCGCGAAGAGGACCACCGGATCGACATGGCCGAGGTGGAGCGCCTGGCGCTGGAGCACAAGCCGGCACTGATCGTGGCCGGCTGGTCCGCGTATGCGCGCCAGCTGGACTTCGCCGAGTTCCGCCGGATCGCCGACCTGGTGGGCGCGTACCTGATGGTGGACATGGCGCATTTCGCCGGCTTGGTGGCCGCCGGCCTGCACCCGTCCCCGGTCCCGCACGCGCACGTCACGACCTCGACGACGCACAAGACCCTCGCCGGTCCGCGCGGCGGCATCATCCTCTCCAACGACGCCGACATCGCCAAGAAGATCAACTCGGCGGTCTTCCCGGGCCAGCAGGGTGGTCCGTTGGAGCACGTGATCGCCGGCAAGGCCGTGGCCTTCAAGATCGCCGGCTCGGAAGAGTTCAAGGAACGCCAGGAGCGTGTGCTGGCCGGTGCCCGGATCCTGGCCGAACGCCTCGTCCAGCCCGACGTCACTGCCAAGGGGATCTCGGTGATTTCCGGTGGCACGGACGTGCACCTGGTGCTCGTGGACCTGCGCCACTGCGAACTCGACGGCCAGCAGGCCGAGGACCGCCTCGCCGCGATCGAGATCACCGTGAACCGCAACGCGGTTCCGTTCGACCCGCGCCCGCCGATGGTGACCTCCGGTCTGCGGATCGGCACCCCGGCACTGGCAACGCGCGGTTTCGGTGAGGCGGCGTTCCGCGAGGTTGCGGACATCATCGCCGAGGCACTGATCGCCGACGCCGGCGCGGACCTCTCCGGCTTGCGTCACCGCGTGGAGGCCCTGGCCGCCGCGCACCCGCTCTACCCGGGCGTTGCGAACCTCAGCTGA
- the gcvH gene encoding glycine cleavage system protein GcvH has translation MAKVAPELQYSDEHEWVAREAGNLVSVGISAVATDALGDIVYVDLPEVGSAVTAGETCGEVESTKSVSDLYSPVTGEVTEVNSAVVDDPALINNDPYGAGWLFKVAAESDGPLLSAEEYASKNGGEL, from the coding sequence ATGGCAAAAGTTGCACCTGAACTGCAGTACTCCGACGAGCACGAGTGGGTTGCCCGCGAAGCCGGGAACCTTGTTTCTGTCGGTATCTCCGCCGTGGCCACCGATGCCCTCGGCGATATTGTGTACGTTGACTTGCCCGAGGTCGGTTCGGCTGTGACTGCGGGGGAGACCTGCGGCGAGGTTGAGTCCACCAAGTCCGTCTCGGACCTGTACTCCCCGGTGACGGGCGAGGTCACGGAAGTGAACTCCGCCGTCGTCGACGATCCTGCCCTGATCAATAACGATCCGTATGGCGCAGGCTGGCTCTTCAAGGTGGCCGCCGAGTCCGACGGCCCGCTGCTCTCCGCTGAGGAATACGCTTCCAAGAACGGTGGCGAGCTGTGA
- the gcvT gene encoding glycine cleavage system aminomethyltransferase GcvT — MTENYTALYEEHKKLGASFTDFGGWQMPLKYSSELAEHHAVRQSAGLFDLSHMGEVWVTGPEAAAFLDYALVGKISAMSVGKAKYSLICQEDGGIIDDLITYRRGDSKFLVVPNAGNAKVVAEAVAQRAANFDVVVEDASAATSLIAVQGPKAEEILLRLVPAEQHSLLTELKYYAAVEVPFTFAGNTVELLLARTGYTGEDGFEIFVDNDAAAALWQAIAAAAEDGELIPAGLASRDSLRLEAGMPLYGNELSREGNPFAAGLGPVVSLAKESDFVGRSALEALKAEGAGSTSGRKLVGLKGLGRRAGRSHYAVLKDGVVVGEVTSGQPSPTLGYPVALAYVDVEHAEPGTALDVDLRGKPELFEVVALPFYKRAK, encoded by the coding sequence CACCACGCCGTCCGCCAGTCCGCAGGCTTGTTCGACCTCTCCCACATGGGCGAAGTCTGGGTCACCGGTCCGGAAGCAGCCGCTTTTCTGGACTACGCGCTGGTCGGCAAAATTTCGGCCATGTCGGTTGGCAAGGCCAAGTACTCGCTGATCTGCCAGGAAGACGGCGGCATCATCGACGACCTCATCACCTACCGCCGTGGGGATTCCAAGTTCCTCGTGGTTCCGAACGCCGGCAACGCCAAGGTTGTTGCCGAGGCTGTGGCACAGCGCGCCGCCAACTTTGACGTCGTCGTCGAGGACGCCTCGGCAGCCACCTCGCTAATCGCCGTCCAGGGCCCCAAGGCGGAAGAGATCCTCCTCCGTTTGGTCCCGGCTGAACAGCACTCCCTCCTCACCGAGCTCAAGTACTACGCCGCCGTCGAGGTGCCCTTCACCTTTGCCGGGAACACCGTGGAACTGCTGCTCGCCCGCACTGGCTACACCGGTGAAGACGGTTTCGAGATCTTCGTGGACAACGATGCCGCTGCCGCCCTGTGGCAAGCAATCGCCGCCGCAGCCGAAGACGGCGAGCTGATCCCCGCGGGCCTCGCTTCCCGCGACTCCCTGCGTCTCGAAGCCGGCATGCCGCTCTACGGCAACGAGCTCTCCCGCGAAGGCAACCCCTTCGCGGCGGGTCTGGGCCCAGTAGTTTCGTTGGCCAAGGAAAGCGACTTCGTGGGCCGTTCCGCCCTGGAAGCCTTGAAGGCCGAGGGCGCCGGTTCCACTAGCGGCCGCAAGCTGGTTGGCCTCAAGGGCCTGGGCCGCCGCGCCGGCCGTAGCCACTACGCGGTCCTCAAGGACGGCGTGGTTGTCGGCGAAGTCACCTCCGGCCAGCCCAGCCCCACCCTCGGTTACCCCGTGGCACTGGCGTATGTCGACGTCGAACACGCAGAACCCGGCACGGCACTGGACGTAGACCTGCGCGGCAAGCCCGAGCTGTTCGAAGTCGTCGCCTTGCCGTTCTACAAGCGAGCCAAGTAA